One window from the genome of Myxococcales bacterium encodes:
- a CDS encoding TetR/AcrR family transcriptional regulator, giving the protein MKPEERKRAIVEAAVECFSKKGYHATSISHIIDAAGIARGTFYLYFKSKHEIFQFVLDDLISKIRSQIRTIDLNIDESPAAQMRGNVERVVLAITSSPEVAQILFNEAVGLDKETQERLKNFYAEFIEIIQSAIERGASFGLIRNVDPSVASCIALGGVREIVIQTKIFQNTNIDSKSMIDGLIDVLFGGIGPKLSEGY; this is encoded by the coding sequence ATGAAGCCGGAGGAAAGAAAACGGGCTATCGTCGAGGCTGCGGTGGAATGCTTTTCAAAAAAGGGATACCATGCCACCTCGATAAGCCACATAATAGACGCAGCGGGGATAGCGCGGGGCACATTCTATCTCTACTTCAAAAGTAAGCACGAGATATTCCAGTTTGTCCTCGATGATCTCATTTCGAAAATACGATCGCAGATACGCACTATAGACCTAAACATCGACGAGAGTCCGGCGGCGCAGATGCGCGGAAACGTGGAACGTGTTGTTCTGGCAATAACATCGAGTCCAGAAGTGGCTCAAATACTTTTCAACGAAGCCGTCGGCCTCGACAAGGAGACGCAGGAACGCCTCAAAAATTTCTACGCTGAGTTTATAGAAATAATACAATCGGCTATAGAGAGAGGAGCATCCTTCGGTCTTATACGAAATGTGGATCCATCTGTTGCGTCCTGCATAGCACTCGGCGGGGTCCGCGAGATTGTGATTCAAACGAAAATTTTCCAAAATACGAATATCGACAGCAAATCCATGATAGACGGGCTCATAGACGTTTTATTCGGAGGCATCGGCCCCAAACTTTCCGAAGGATATTGA
- a CDS encoding GTPase: MTAKRVLIMGAAGRDFHNFNTFFKDNPEYEVVAFTATQIPNIHGRIYPSVLAGKMYPDGIEILPEEDLSKIIKEKDVDLVVFSYSDVEHKYVMEKGSQVLAAGANYMLLSPTKTQIKAKVPVISVCAVRTGCGKSQTSRKIVSLLIESGKKVVAIRHPMPYGDLAKQAVQRFASYQDLDDHNCTIEEREEYEPYIDKGLVVYAGVDYEAITRQAEKEADIIIWDGGSNDMPFLKSDLEITVLDPLRAGHERSYFPGETNFLTADVLVINKYQQASAEQLNTLLDNIKKFNPDAKVIKGDSKILVDDPKKVKGKKVLVVEDGPTLTHGGMSFGAGMVAADEFDAQEIVDPRPYAVGSIKDAYTKYPNLGKLIPALGYYDDQLVDLEKSIAATPCDLVLIGSPIDIRRVINLDKPAMRVYYELEEMGEPTLKSVLKDFVK, from the coding sequence ATGACGGCAAAGCGGGTTCTAATAATGGGCGCAGCTGGCAGGGATTTCCATAACTTCAACACCTTTTTCAAGGACAATCCGGAATACGAGGTGGTCGCTTTCACCGCCACGCAGATACCCAACATCCACGGAAGGATCTATCCTTCGGTGCTCGCGGGAAAGATGTATCCGGATGGAATTGAAATACTCCCTGAGGAAGATCTCTCCAAGATCATAAAAGAAAAAGATGTCGATCTGGTCGTGTTCTCCTACAGCGATGTCGAGCACAAGTACGTCATGGAAAAAGGTTCACAGGTCTTGGCCGCCGGAGCCAACTACATGCTTCTCTCACCGACCAAGACGCAGATCAAGGCGAAAGTTCCGGTCATATCTGTTTGTGCGGTAAGAACCGGCTGCGGAAAGAGCCAGACGTCCAGAAAAATTGTTTCACTACTCATAGAATCGGGCAAAAAGGTGGTCGCCATCCGCCATCCGATGCCTTATGGCGATCTCGCAAAACAGGCGGTCCAGCGCTTTGCATCGTACCAGGACCTTGATGATCACAACTGCACGATCGAAGAACGCGAGGAGTATGAACCATATATCGACAAAGGCCTCGTCGTGTACGCTGGCGTAGACTATGAAGCGATAACGCGCCAGGCGGAAAAAGAGGCCGACATTATAATATGGGACGGCGGCAGCAACGACATGCCTTTCCTCAAATCGGATCTGGAGATAACGGTTCTCGATCCGCTTCGCGCAGGGCATGAGCGTAGCTATTTTCCTGGGGAGACGAATTTTCTTACCGCCGACGTTCTGGTCATCAACAAATATCAGCAGGCGAGCGCCGAACAGCTGAATACGCTGCTCGACAATATTAAAAAGTTCAACCCCGATGCAAAAGTAATCAAGGGCGATTCCAAGATACTTGTGGATGATCCTAAAAAGGTGAAGGGCAAAAAGGTTCTCGTGGTGGAAGACGGTCCGACCCTGACGCACGGCGGAATGAGCTTCGGTGCCGGCATGGTAGCTGCCGACGAATTCGACGCACAGGAAATCGTTGATCCGAGACCATACGCAGTCGGTTCCATAAAGGACGCCTATACGAAATACCCCAATCTCGGCAAATTGATTCCTGCTCTTGGTTACTACGACGACCAGCTCGTCGATCTTGAAAAATCCATAGCCGCGACTCCGTGCGATCTGGTCCTGATCGGCAGCCCGATCGACATCCGCCGTGTTATCAATCTCGATAAGCCGGCGATGCGCGTTTACTACGAACTTGAAGAGATGGGCGAGCCAACGCTCAAGAGCGTGCTCAAAGATTTTGTAAAGTAA
- a CDS encoding ribulose 1,5-bisphosphate carboxylase: MKREAIQGFLAKESEIDMASCVIFDYVFETSLDPLEAAARLCQETSTAQWKRPGVDEDFRIRHAAKVIALDVLDESGFSAFYSDQEGVSSYLKVRAKIAHPYRNFGTRIPNLLTVAMGEGAFFSHGITAIKLKDIRFPPEFLADFQGPLHGTEGFRTMIQIHDRPIFFGVVKPNVGLDPKSFAELAFEGWRGGLDVAKDDEMLADPDYSPFEKRMRMVGDALRHAQDLTGEKKCFVANVTDESDRILKLCDIARENGINAVMVNVMALGLSPVRVLRKNTDLPIVAHFDCIAPMSMHPWFGVSSRVMTKLQRICGCDAIIMPGFGERMKTSSSEVLENVRECSIDLCDIKRSLPVPGGSDWAGTLPSIYEKVGSIDFAMVPGRGVFGHPDGAAAGAMSLRQAWNAISSGVSIEEYSRTHRELQRAIEAFGKSD, encoded by the coding sequence ATGAAAAGAGAAGCGATACAGGGGTTTCTCGCGAAGGAATCTGAGATAGATATGGCCTCGTGTGTCATCTTCGACTACGTATTCGAAACCTCCCTTGATCCTCTTGAAGCAGCAGCCAGGCTTTGTCAGGAAACCTCCACCGCACAGTGGAAACGCCCCGGAGTCGATGAGGATTTTCGCATCAGACATGCGGCCAAGGTGATTGCGCTCGATGTTCTCGACGAGTCCGGTTTTTCTGCCTTCTACAGCGACCAAGAAGGGGTTTCTTCATATCTGAAGGTCCGCGCGAAAATAGCACATCCATATAGAAATTTTGGAACGAGAATTCCCAACCTTCTAACCGTCGCAATGGGTGAGGGAGCTTTTTTCAGCCATGGAATAACTGCAATAAAGTTGAAAGACATCCGCTTCCCTCCGGAATTTCTGGCCGATTTTCAGGGGCCCTTGCACGGGACTGAAGGTTTTCGAACCATGATCCAGATCCACGATCGCCCGATATTTTTCGGGGTGGTAAAGCCCAACGTCGGTCTCGACCCGAAGAGCTTTGCAGAACTCGCCTTCGAAGGATGGCGCGGGGGGCTAGATGTCGCCAAGGATGACGAGATGCTCGCCGATCCTGACTATTCACCGTTCGAAAAACGCATGCGGATGGTTGGCGATGCCCTCCGCCACGCGCAGGACCTGACGGGTGAGAAAAAGTGTTTTGTCGCCAACGTCACCGACGAATCGGATAGAATTTTGAAGCTGTGCGATATCGCACGGGAAAACGGAATCAACGCTGTGATGGTCAATGTCATGGCGCTCGGGCTTTCACCCGTAAGGGTTCTCAGGAAGAACACGGACCTTCCCATCGTAGCGCACTTCGACTGCATCGCGCCGATGTCGATGCACCCTTGGTTCGGAGTTTCCAGCAGAGTCATGACGAAGCTTCAGAGGATATGCGGCTGCGACGCGATAATAATGCCCGGTTTCGGAGAGCGCATGAAGACCTCCTCCTCGGAGGTTTTGGAAAACGTGCGCGAATGCAGCATCGATCTCTGCGATATAAAGAGGTCACTTCCGGTCCCAGGAGGAAGCGACTGGGCGGGCACTCTCCCTTCGATATACGAGAAGGTGGGTAGCATTGATTTCGCAATGGTTCCAGGACGCGGCGTCTTCGGTCATCCCGATGGGGCCGCGGCGGGCGCCATGAGCCTTAGACAGGCGTGGAATGCGATATCATCCGGAGTCAGCATCGAGGAATATTCGAGGACCCATAGGGAGCTACAAAGGGCGATAGAAGCTTTCGGTAAATCAGATTGA
- a CDS encoding YjbQ family protein, translating into MTGFQSEILIDSSSDIQFIDITDRVNDALRRSGVKDGLVVIFSNHTTASVRITENCKRLQMDMINYLKDAVPKAAYRHDEHTVDNRQNARMHIMSLFMNASETIPVKDGEMILGSWQSIFFVELDGPRDSRKVIVKILGESR; encoded by the coding sequence ATGACAGGTTTTCAGTCGGAAATTTTAATAGACAGCTCCAGCGATATCCAATTTATCGATATCACCGATCGAGTGAATGATGCTCTCCGAAGGTCTGGGGTGAAAGATGGGCTCGTCGTAATTTTCAGCAACCACACAACAGCGTCGGTCAGAATCACCGAGAACTGCAAGCGACTGCAGATGGATATGATCAACTATCTCAAGGATGCAGTCCCTAAGGCAGCATACCGCCACGATGAGCATACCGTCGATAACAGACAAAATGCCAGGATGCATATCATGTCGCTTTTCATGAACGCCTCTGAAACGATTCCCGTTAAAGACGGCGAGATGATTCTCGGCAGCTGGCAGTCAATATTTTTCGTGGAGCTCGACGGTCCGCGCGATAGCCGCAAGGTAATCGTAAAAATCCTGGGCGAATCAAGATGA
- a CDS encoding polyprenyl synthetase family protein has translation MDIKSYLSEKKSLVEAHMCKSIGDKDIPETLRRAMQYSLDAGGKRIRPVLVMAGAEAVGGDAQSVLPVAVAMEMIHTFSLIHDDLPAMDDDSLRRGQPTNHKIFGEANAILAGDGLLAEAFYVMARGLKRFAPELVVEVIGDIASATGARGMTGGQVIDIESTGRNVSENKLDELHMMKTGALLRASVTSGAKLSGASNEHVALFDRYGMNIGLAFQIADDILDIEGDQALLGKNIGSDEDNQKSTYPLVLGMEKSKRRAASLIDEAVSLLAPFGNGAEPLALIARYIIERNK, from the coding sequence ATGGATATCAAGTCATACCTAAGCGAAAAGAAATCATTGGTCGAAGCGCACATGTGTAAATCGATCGGCGATAAGGATATCCCGGAAACCCTCAGGAGAGCGATGCAGTACAGCCTCGATGCCGGTGGCAAACGCATCAGGCCGGTGCTTGTCATGGCGGGGGCCGAAGCGGTTGGCGGAGATGCGCAGAGCGTTCTTCCGGTGGCCGTCGCGATGGAAATGATACATACCTTCTCGCTCATCCATGACGACCTGCCAGCCATGGATGATGATTCGTTAAGGCGTGGACAGCCGACCAATCACAAGATTTTCGGCGAAGCCAATGCTATCCTTGCTGGAGATGGACTACTCGCAGAGGCTTTTTATGTCATGGCCAGAGGGCTTAAACGTTTCGCTCCGGAGCTGGTAGTCGAGGTTATTGGCGATATCGCGTCAGCCACAGGAGCGCGCGGCATGACCGGCGGACAGGTCATCGATATAGAATCCACAGGCAGAAACGTTTCGGAGAACAAGCTCGACGAGCTTCACATGATGAAGACCGGAGCGCTGCTGAGGGCTTCTGTCACCTCTGGAGCAAAGCTTTCAGGCGCGTCGAATGAACACGTCGCCCTTTTCGACAGATATGGAATGAACATCGGGCTGGCTTTTCAAATCGCTGATGACATCCTGGATATCGAAGGGGACCAAGCTCTTCTGGGCAAGAACATCGGCAGCGACGAGGACAATCAGAAATCTACATACCCTTTGGTCCTCGGAATGGAAAAATCGAAGCGGCGAGCGGCCTCTCTCATCGACGAGGCTGTTTCACTTCTGGCGCCGTTTGGAAACGGCGCAGAACCTCTTGCGCTGATAGCGAGATATATCATCGAGAGGAATAAATGA
- a CDS encoding exodeoxyribonuclease VII small subunit: protein MSAKKSFEESMADLEKIVRKLEAGDISLDDSLSEFEKGVSLLRDCEKKLDEAKGKVEQLINDASGGIRSVSFEIKE, encoded by the coding sequence ATGAGTGCCAAGAAAAGTTTTGAAGAATCGATGGCGGATCTCGAAAAGATAGTGCGAAAGCTGGAGGCTGGGGATATATCGCTGGACGATTCACTTTCTGAGTTTGAAAAGGGCGTCTCCCTTCTTAGGGATTGCGAAAAAAAACTCGATGAAGCGAAGGGCAAGGTAGAACAGCTCATAAATGACGCATCGGGAGGAATAAGATCCGTCTCCTTCGAGATCAAGGAGTAA